One stretch of Parafrankia irregularis DNA includes these proteins:
- a CDS encoding prephenate dehydratase, whose amino-acid sequence MTGRQKIAYQGEPGANSHIACRDVYPDFEAVPFQTFEECFTALEDGTVGLAMIPVENSTAGRVADIHHLLPNSSVHIIGEYFLPIRHQLVGLPRATMDDLKTVHSHPQALAQCRNAIRALGLTAVPAADTAGSAREVAEWDDVTKAAVASRLAAEEYGLRVLKADLEDEEHNTTRFLILSNERLRAAAGVGPIVTTFVFKVRNMPAALYKAMGGFATNGINMTKLESCMVSGNFVATQFLADIEGSPEDPAVERAFSELGFFADYRILGVYRASRFRERYGPATERA is encoded by the coding sequence ATGACCGGGCGTCAGAAGATCGCATATCAGGGCGAGCCGGGGGCCAACTCCCATATCGCCTGCCGCGACGTCTACCCCGATTTCGAGGCGGTACCGTTCCAGACCTTCGAGGAGTGCTTCACCGCACTGGAGGACGGCACCGTCGGCCTGGCCATGATTCCGGTCGAGAACTCGACCGCGGGCCGGGTGGCGGACATTCATCACCTGCTCCCGAACTCGTCCGTGCACATCATCGGCGAGTACTTCCTGCCGATCCGGCACCAGCTCGTGGGCCTGCCACGCGCGACCATGGACGACCTCAAGACGGTGCACAGCCACCCGCAGGCGCTGGCCCAGTGCCGCAACGCCATCCGCGCGCTCGGGCTCACCGCCGTCCCGGCCGCGGACACCGCGGGCAGCGCGCGCGAGGTCGCCGAATGGGACGACGTGACGAAGGCTGCGGTCGCCTCCCGGCTGGCGGCCGAGGAGTACGGTCTGCGGGTACTGAAGGCCGACCTCGAGGACGAGGAGCACAACACCACCCGCTTCCTGATCCTCTCCAACGAGCGCCTGCGCGCCGCGGCCGGCGTCGGGCCGATCGTCACCACCTTCGTCTTCAAGGTCCGGAACATGCCGGCGGCGCTTTACAAGGCGATGGGCGGCTTCGCCACCAACGGCATCAACATGACGAAACTGGAGAGCTGCATGGTGAGCGGCAACTTCGTGGCGACGCAGTTCCTCGCCGACATCGAGGGCAGCCCGGAGGATCCGGCCGTCGAACGGGCCTTCTCCGAGCTCGGCTTCTTCGCCGACTACCGGATCCTCGGGGTCTACCGGGCCAGCCGGTTCCGCGAGCGGTACGGCCCGGCGACCGAGCGCGCCTGA
- a CDS encoding PhzF family phenazine biosynthesis protein, with protein MRHAFQQVDVFTDRPCLGNPLAVVLDAEGLTAAQMQRFAAWTNLSETTFVVAPTTPAADYRVRIFTPASEVPFAGHPTLGTAHAWLGAGGAPRDDDRIIQECDAGLITVRREAVPGEAASAQAPSGQAPSGLAFAAPPLLRYEQADAELLVHLAEVLRIAATDIVAAQWVDNGPGWVAVMLDSAEAVLAIQPGTVDLSVGVIGPHPEGGPAAFEVRAFSHLLTTVEDPVTGSLNASLATWLFDTGVVDGPYTARQGTRLGREGQVRLSRDEAGTIWVGGDAVTCIVGEVDL; from the coding sequence ATGCGACACGCGTTCCAGCAGGTCGACGTCTTCACCGACCGGCCCTGCCTCGGCAATCCCCTCGCGGTGGTCCTCGACGCGGAAGGCCTGACCGCCGCGCAGATGCAGCGGTTCGCGGCCTGGACGAACCTCTCCGAGACGACCTTCGTCGTGGCGCCGACCACACCGGCGGCCGACTACCGGGTCCGGATCTTCACCCCGGCGAGCGAGGTGCCGTTCGCGGGCCATCCGACGCTGGGGACCGCCCACGCCTGGCTGGGCGCGGGCGGGGCACCCCGTGACGACGACCGGATCATCCAGGAATGCGACGCGGGCCTGATCACCGTGCGCCGGGAAGCGGTGCCGGGAGAAGCCGCGTCCGCGCAGGCGCCGTCGGGGCAGGCGCCGTCGGGGCTGGCCTTCGCGGCGCCGCCGCTGCTGCGCTACGAGCAGGCGGACGCCGAGCTGCTGGTTCACCTCGCCGAGGTCCTGCGGATCGCGGCCACGGACATCGTCGCCGCCCAGTGGGTGGACAACGGCCCGGGCTGGGTGGCGGTGATGCTCGACTCCGCCGAGGCGGTGCTGGCGATCCAGCCCGGCACCGTCGACCTGAGCGTGGGTGTCATCGGCCCGCACCCGGAGGGCGGCCCGGCCGCCTTCGAGGTGCGGGCGTTCAGCCACCTGCTCACCACGGTCGAGGATCCGGTGACGGGCAGCCTGAACGCCTCGCTCGCCACCTGGCTGTTCGACACCGGTGTGGTCGATGGCCCGTACACCGCCCGGCAGGGCACCAGGCTCGGCCGGGAGGGGCAGGTCCGTCTCTCCCGCGACGAGGCCGGCACCATCTGGGTCGGCGGCGACGCCGTGACCTGCATCGTCGGCGAGGTCGACCTCTGA
- the ftsH gene encoding ATP-dependent zinc metalloprotease FtsH — MISRVVLDGAHHSAPARSGPPKDTPPKPAPPPMPGWRRFLIPLGLVVTVLLLFGPSLFAGAPDELAYSDFVGRVDAGQVRSVTIDDQGAVDGTLTDGKDFTTRIPTALDSTALTSKLAAKKVEITATRTGTSFLSVLLSFLPLLLLIGFFVWSGRMARRQLGGGAGGPLGMFSRSRAKVTDVVRPETRFTDVAGYEGAKQEISEVVDFLRNPDQYREAGAHGPRGVLMVGPPGTGKTLLARAVAGEAEVPFLSIAGSGFVEMFVGVGASRVRDLFAEARRRAPSIIFIDEIDAIGGRRGGSAFGGANDEREQTLNQLLAEMDGFEASSGVVILAATNRPETLDRALLRPGRFDRQVTVPLPNQAERAEILAVHARGKHLTADVDLTRVARGTPGFSGADLANLINEAAINAVRAGRSTLSAADLDAARDRILLGRRDASNALLPDEKRSVAVHESGHALVAALCADADPVAKVTILPAGMALGVTQQLPEAERHLYSENYLTDSLAVRLAGRAAELVVFGHGSTGASNDLAGATSLATRMVREFGLSAEVGPVGYASDGPGYLGTDEIIGRPYSEQTQRLIDSEVARLLREAEARAIDLLRMHRDALNELTARLLEEETVDGTVVDEIAAASVAKFAHAPGGTGPNGEGPQGGIPPQITLET; from the coding sequence GTGATCTCCCGTGTCGTCCTCGACGGTGCGCATCACTCCGCCCCGGCGCGTTCCGGCCCTCCGAAGGACACCCCACCCAAACCCGCTCCCCCGCCGATGCCGGGCTGGCGCCGGTTCCTTATCCCGCTCGGGCTCGTCGTCACGGTGCTGCTGCTGTTCGGCCCGAGCCTGTTCGCCGGAGCGCCGGACGAGCTGGCCTACTCGGACTTCGTCGGCCGGGTCGACGCCGGCCAGGTCCGCTCCGTCACGATCGACGACCAGGGCGCCGTCGACGGCACGCTCACCGACGGCAAGGACTTCACCACCCGGATCCCGACCGCGCTCGACAGCACGGCGCTGACGAGCAAGCTCGCCGCCAAGAAGGTCGAGATCACCGCGACCCGGACGGGGACGTCCTTCCTGTCGGTGCTGCTGAGCTTCCTGCCGCTGCTCCTGCTGATCGGTTTCTTCGTGTGGTCCGGCCGGATGGCGCGCCGCCAGCTCGGCGGCGGCGCCGGCGGCCCGCTCGGGATGTTCAGCCGCTCCCGCGCGAAGGTCACCGACGTGGTCCGTCCGGAGACCAGGTTCACCGACGTCGCCGGCTACGAGGGCGCGAAACAGGAGATCAGCGAGGTCGTCGACTTCCTGCGCAACCCCGACCAGTACCGCGAGGCCGGCGCGCACGGTCCGCGCGGCGTGCTGATGGTCGGCCCGCCGGGCACCGGCAAGACCCTGCTCGCCCGGGCCGTCGCCGGTGAGGCCGAGGTCCCGTTCCTGTCGATCGCCGGGTCCGGTTTCGTCGAGATGTTCGTCGGCGTCGGCGCGTCCCGGGTGCGGGACCTGTTCGCCGAGGCACGCCGGCGCGCGCCGTCGATCATCTTCATCGATGAGATCGACGCGATCGGCGGCCGTCGCGGAGGCAGCGCCTTCGGCGGCGCCAACGACGAACGCGAGCAGACCCTCAACCAGCTGCTGGCCGAGATGGACGGCTTCGAGGCGAGCAGCGGCGTGGTGATCCTCGCCGCGACGAACCGCCCCGAGACCCTCGACCGCGCGCTGCTGCGGCCCGGGCGCTTCGACCGCCAGGTCACCGTGCCGCTGCCGAACCAGGCCGAACGCGCCGAGATCCTTGCCGTGCACGCCCGCGGCAAGCACCTGACAGCGGACGTCGACCTCACCCGGGTGGCCCGCGGCACCCCCGGGTTCTCCGGAGCGGATCTGGCGAACCTGATCAACGAGGCGGCCATCAACGCCGTGCGGGCGGGCCGGTCCACCCTGAGCGCCGCCGATCTCGACGCCGCGCGCGACCGGATCCTGCTTGGCCGCCGCGACGCGTCCAACGCCCTGCTGCCGGACGAGAAGCGGTCGGTGGCGGTGCACGAGTCCGGCCACGCCCTGGTCGCGGCGCTCTGCGCCGACGCCGATCCGGTGGCGAAGGTGACCATCCTGCCCGCGGGCATGGCCCTGGGGGTGACCCAGCAGCTCCCCGAGGCCGAGCGGCACCTGTACAGCGAGAACTACCTCACCGACAGCCTCGCCGTGCGGCTCGCGGGCCGGGCCGCCGAGCTCGTCGTGTTCGGGCACGGGTCGACCGGCGCCTCGAACGACCTGGCCGGGGCGACGTCGCTGGCGACCCGCATGGTCCGCGAGTTCGGTCTCTCCGCGGAGGTCGGCCCGGTCGGGTACGCCTCGGACGGGCCCGGCTACCTCGGCACCGACGAGATCATCGGCCGCCCGTACTCGGAGCAGACCCAGCGGCTGATCGACTCCGAGGTGGCGCGGCTGCTCCGGGAGGCGGAGGCACGTGCCATCGACCTGCTGCGTATGCACCGGGACGCCCTGAACGAGCTGACCGCCCGCCTGCTCGAGGAGGAGACGGTCGACGGAACGGTCGTGGACGAGATCGCCGCCGCCTCGGTGGCGAAGTTCGCCCACGCCCCGGGTGGCACCGGGCCGAACGGTGAGGGGCCGCAGGGGGGAATACCGCCCCAGATCACCCTGGAGACCTGA
- a CDS encoding FAD-dependent oxidoreductase, producing MTPEPVGHTFEVCVVGGGPAGIMLGLLLARHGLRTCVLEKHEDFLRDFRGDTVHPSTLTLLDRIGLGGPTRALPGRRVTSLSFTFADGTFQVADFSRLRTDHPYLYFVPQWDLLEMLARTGAEIPTFTLLRRRNVTGLLRDGGGQVVGVTADGPDGPETVRARLTVGADGRGSVVRTHLGLPMRQFGAPMDVLWFRLPRCPEDGAGLGGLAGSGRLLVRIDRGEYWQVAYLIRKGGYDAVRAEGIDALRRGVAAVAPDFADRVGGIGSWDDVHLLTVRIDRARRWYAPGALIIGDAAHPMSPIGGVGINLAVQDAVAAARLLAGPLIAGREPARAPTPRQLAAVQRRRLPPTVLTQLLQRAAQRAFLGPTLDGPADGSPPTAPALLRRIARTPAAQGAFAHIVGIGFRPELP from the coding sequence ATGACGCCGGAACCGGTCGGCCACACGTTCGAGGTCTGTGTGGTCGGCGGCGGGCCGGCCGGGATCATGCTCGGCCTGCTGCTCGCCCGGCACGGCCTGCGCACCTGCGTGCTGGAGAAGCACGAGGACTTCCTGCGGGACTTCCGCGGGGACACGGTGCACCCGTCGACGCTGACGCTGCTCGACCGGATCGGGCTCGGCGGGCCCACCCGGGCGCTGCCCGGCCGTCGGGTGACCAGCCTCAGCTTCACCTTCGCCGACGGAACATTCCAGGTCGCCGACTTCTCCCGGCTGCGGACGGATCACCCATACCTGTACTTCGTCCCGCAGTGGGACCTGCTGGAGATGCTCGCCCGCACCGGCGCCGAGATTCCCACCTTCACCCTCCTGCGCCGCCGGAACGTGACGGGCCTGCTCCGGGACGGCGGCGGGCAGGTCGTCGGGGTCACCGCAGACGGCCCCGACGGACCGGAGACGGTGCGGGCACGGCTCACCGTGGGCGCCGACGGCCGGGGATCGGTCGTACGAACCCATCTCGGCCTGCCGATGCGCCAGTTCGGCGCGCCGATGGACGTGCTCTGGTTCCGGCTCCCCCGGTGCCCCGAGGACGGTGCGGGGCTGGGCGGCCTCGCCGGGTCTGGCCGCCTGCTGGTGCGGATCGACCGGGGCGAGTACTGGCAGGTCGCCTACCTGATCCGCAAGGGCGGCTATGACGCGGTCCGCGCCGAGGGGATCGACGCGCTGCGCCGCGGCGTCGCGGCGGTCGCCCCCGACTTCGCCGACCGCGTCGGCGGCATCGGGAGCTGGGACGACGTCCACCTGCTCACCGTGCGGATCGACCGGGCCCGGCGCTGGTACGCACCTGGCGCTCTCATCATCGGGGACGCGGCCCATCCGATGTCACCGATCGGCGGGGTCGGGATCAATCTCGCCGTACAGGACGCGGTCGCCGCGGCCCGTCTGCTCGCCGGGCCACTGATCGCCGGCCGCGAGCCGGCCCGCGCGCCGACGCCACGGCAGCTCGCCGCGGTGCAGCGCCGGCGCCTCCCCCCGACCGTGCTCACCCAGCTGCTGCAGCGGGCCGCCCAGCGCGCGTTTCTCGGCCCAACCCTGGACGGACCGGCCGACGGGTCGCCGCCCACAGCCCCCGCACTGCTCCGGCGCATCGCCCGAACCCCGGCGGCCCAGGGCGCGTTCGCCCACATCGTCGGCATCGGCTTCCGCCCCGAGCTCCCCTGA
- a CDS encoding MarR family winged helix-turn-helix transcriptional regulator — protein sequence MRWLAEHEQRAWRRYLLMAGELAARMNRELTADAGISLADYDVLVHLTEAPQGRLRVSRLAHALSWEQSRLSHHVARMQRRGLVVREECAEDGRGALVVLTPQGRAVIERAAPAHVTFVRENVFDALTEAQVDALDAISAAVLARLAAATANRPPVS from the coding sequence GTGCGCTGGCTCGCCGAACACGAGCAGCGGGCCTGGCGTCGCTACCTGCTCATGGCCGGTGAGCTCGCCGCGCGGATGAATCGCGAGCTCACCGCCGACGCCGGCATCTCCCTGGCCGACTACGACGTCCTCGTGCACCTCACCGAGGCGCCGCAGGGGCGGCTGAGGGTGAGCCGGCTCGCCCACGCGCTGTCGTGGGAGCAGAGCCGGCTGTCCCACCACGTCGCGCGGATGCAGCGCCGTGGCCTGGTGGTCCGGGAGGAATGTGCCGAGGACGGCCGCGGCGCGCTGGTCGTCCTGACCCCGCAGGGCCGAGCCGTGATCGAGCGGGCGGCGCCCGCGCACGTCACGTTCGTCCGGGAGAATGTGTTCGACGCCCTGACCGAGGCCCAGGTCGACGCGCTGGACGCCATCTCCGCCGCCGTTCTGGCCCGGCTCGCCGCCGCGACGGCGAACCGGCCACCGGTGTCCTGA
- a CDS encoding pirin family protein, whose product MASATLRPQVDIRRADDRAKTRIAWLDSKHSFSFGQHYDPTNTHHGLLLVSNDDTVRAGTGFETHPHTDMEIVTWVLQGSLVHQDSTGNKGVIYPGLAQRMSAGRGILHSEKNDAWRLTSDTEPHDDPVHFIQMWVVPDERGIDPGYEQLEIDNELLRGGLVTVASGMDRHDGASAIRIKNRYAALHVARLAPGQSVELPDAPYLHLFVARGEVNLEGAGRLHEGDAVRFTAVGGQQVTGVEPAEVLVWEMHAGLSA is encoded by the coding sequence ATGGCCAGTGCGACACTGAGGCCTCAGGTCGACATCCGCCGCGCGGACGACCGCGCGAAGACGAGGATCGCCTGGCTCGACTCGAAGCACTCCTTCTCGTTCGGCCAGCACTACGACCCGACCAACACCCACCACGGGCTGCTGCTCGTCAGCAACGACGACACCGTGCGGGCGGGGACGGGTTTCGAGACCCATCCGCACACGGACATGGAGATCGTCACCTGGGTGCTGCAGGGGTCGCTCGTCCACCAGGACTCGACGGGCAACAAGGGTGTGATCTACCCGGGTCTCGCCCAGCGGATGAGTGCCGGCCGGGGCATCCTGCACTCGGAGAAGAACGACGCCTGGCGGCTGACGAGTGACACCGAGCCCCACGACGACCCGGTCCACTTCATCCAGATGTGGGTCGTTCCGGACGAGCGCGGCATCGACCCCGGCTACGAGCAGCTGGAGATCGACAACGAGCTGCTCCGGGGCGGCCTCGTGACCGTCGCCTCCGGGATGGACCGACACGACGGCGCGTCGGCGATCCGCATCAAGAACCGGTACGCGGCGCTGCACGTCGCGCGGCTCGCGCCGGGGCAGAGCGTGGAGCTGCCCGATGCCCCTTACCTGCACCTCTTCGTCGCACGCGGCGAGGTCAACCTGGAAGGGGCCGGCCGGCTGCACGAGGGCGACGCGGTGAGGTTCACCGCCGTCGGCGGCCAGCAGGTGACCGGTGTCGAGCCCGCCGAGGTCCTGGTCTGGGAGATGCACGCCGGCCTGTCCGCCTGA
- a CDS encoding GNAT family N-acetyltransferase → MDVTVVDNAPASRFEARTETGEVAGFATYTRTKSAVTFVHTVVDPAFKGTGVGSTLAAAALDAVRAEGLAVVPQCPFIRAFIDRHPEYADLVQS, encoded by the coding sequence ATGGACGTCACCGTTGTCGACAACGCCCCAGCCAGCCGTTTCGAAGCCCGGACCGAGACCGGTGAGGTCGCCGGCTTCGCCACCTACACCCGGACGAAGTCGGCGGTGACGTTCGTGCACACCGTGGTGGACCCGGCGTTCAAGGGCACCGGTGTGGGGTCGACCCTCGCCGCCGCGGCGCTGGACGCGGTACGGGCCGAGGGGCTCGCGGTCGTTCCGCAGTGCCCGTTCATCAGGGCGTTCATCGACCGCCACCCCGAATACGCCGACCTCGTCCAGAGCTGA
- a CDS encoding Acg family FMN-binding oxidoreductase: MVGTAMRLTENDARAIVELAELAPSIHNTQPWRWRLDAAGLHLFADPARLLQVADPEGRQLLISCGASLAFARLAARSRGLLVDAVLGPFADDETGVPAAAQPLVALTVSGRRPASPAEADLVAAMARRHTDRRPFLAGDRGRLTPDDLSALRHAAEAESAWAWFVDDTDSRIETSVLLSRADWHEAHDPAYAAELRQWRHEPSVAADGIPSSAVPDVAGERQSEFVLRDFGVDGGNDTAGATGAAGATGGGTEAAAPGEGPVERPTVLVVGTDSDRPVDWLIAGGATGRVMLTATARGLAASPLGQVIDLTASRAQLGAVIGATGHAQMMLRLGRPDPALPPLPGTPRRGVDEILRIG, encoded by the coding sequence ATGGTCGGCACCGCCATGCGGCTGACGGAGAATGACGCCCGCGCGATCGTCGAGCTGGCCGAGCTCGCGCCGTCCATTCACAACACCCAGCCTTGGCGCTGGCGGCTGGACGCGGCGGGGCTGCACCTGTTCGCCGACCCCGCCAGGCTGTTGCAGGTCGCCGACCCCGAGGGGCGCCAGCTGCTGATCAGCTGCGGTGCCTCGCTGGCCTTCGCCCGCCTCGCGGCCCGCTCACGCGGTCTGCTGGTCGACGCGGTGCTCGGCCCGTTCGCCGACGACGAGACAGGCGTGCCCGCGGCGGCCCAGCCGCTCGTCGCCCTCACGGTGAGCGGGCGCCGGCCGGCCAGCCCGGCCGAGGCCGACCTCGTCGCGGCCATGGCCAGGCGCCACACGGACCGCCGGCCGTTCCTGGCGGGCGATCGCGGGCGGCTGACCCCGGACGACCTGTCGGCGCTGCGTCACGCCGCCGAGGCCGAATCCGCCTGGGCCTGGTTCGTGGACGACACGGACTCGCGGATCGAGACCTCCGTGCTGTTGTCCCGCGCCGACTGGCACGAGGCCCACGACCCCGCGTACGCCGCCGAGCTGCGCCAGTGGCGCCACGAGCCGTCGGTGGCGGCGGACGGGATTCCGTCCAGCGCGGTGCCGGACGTGGCCGGGGAGCGCCAGTCGGAGTTCGTCCTGCGGGATTTCGGCGTCGACGGCGGGAACGACACCGCGGGCGCTACGGGCGCGGCGGGCGCTACCGGCGGCGGCACCGAGGCGGCGGCACCGGGGGAGGGGCCGGTCGAGCGCCCCACCGTCCTCGTGGTCGGCACCGACAGCGACCGGCCCGTCGACTGGCTGATCGCCGGCGGCGCGACGGGGCGGGTGATGCTGACCGCGACCGCCCGGGGGCTGGCCGCCTCGCCGCTGGGCCAGGTGATCGACCTCACCGCCAGCCGCGCGCAGCTGGGCGCGGTGATCGGAGCCACCGGGCACGCCCAGATGATGCTGCGCCTGGGCCGCCCCGACCCGGCCCTGCCGCCGCTTCCCGGCACGCCCCGCCGCGGGGTCGACGAGATCCTCCGGATCGGTTGA
- a CDS encoding AAA family ATPase, with the protein MPVEQMAARPVPAALWSRPGSDGRVVETADAVLCLTADRVLKRRRPLDPGEPAFRGLLTRLAACRAEVARNRPLAPDVYLGVADVVDDGGVVQDHAVVLRRLPAGRQLASLLRRGGHIDEEVRAVARAVAGFHARCETSHGSGVDDPGRSEARWQEAITAASAFRGTVLEAELVDEIGRLARAYLAGRGAMLAGRVTGGWVRDGHGSLRADDIYCLDDGPRILARAEADGRHDDVLGDVALLAVELERLGSSEDADLLLRAYQEFAGTAHPRSLEHLHIAYRALVEAATVAAAAGEQARRLADIAYRHLRRARVRLVLVGGLPGTGKTTLAGRLAAGDGGRVLIRSDEVRARFSAEEVGTDNSYVWPLASEITARTYTELLARARVFLSGGETVIIDASWSDGRHRAAAARLARETGAELIELRCVTSPEVAAARLARRDAARQAASGPAGASELSGASGAVGSGRPTTTAGAMSTLHRAMSAWAEPWPTARVIQTTVPEGEAFQAAERCVA; encoded by the coding sequence ATGCCGGTCGAGCAGATGGCCGCGAGGCCCGTTCCCGCGGCGCTGTGGTCACGGCCGGGCTCCGACGGCCGGGTGGTCGAGACGGCCGACGCGGTGCTCTGCCTGACCGCCGACCGTGTCCTCAAACGGCGCCGGCCGCTGGACCCGGGCGAGCCCGCCTTCCGTGGCCTGCTGACCCGGCTCGCCGCGTGCCGCGCCGAGGTGGCCCGCAACCGGCCGCTGGCACCGGATGTCTACCTCGGCGTGGCGGACGTCGTCGACGACGGCGGCGTCGTCCAGGATCACGCTGTCGTCCTGCGCCGGCTGCCTGCCGGTCGCCAGCTCGCCTCCCTGCTCCGGCGGGGTGGTCACATCGACGAGGAGGTCCGCGCCGTCGCGCGGGCCGTCGCCGGGTTCCACGCGCGCTGCGAGACCTCGCACGGGAGCGGCGTCGACGATCCCGGGCGGTCCGAGGCACGGTGGCAGGAGGCGATCACCGCCGCCAGCGCGTTCCGGGGGACGGTGCTCGAGGCCGAGCTGGTGGACGAGATCGGCCGGCTGGCCCGGGCGTACCTCGCCGGCCGCGGCGCGATGCTGGCCGGGAGGGTCACGGGCGGGTGGGTCCGCGACGGGCACGGAAGCCTGCGGGCCGACGACATCTACTGCCTGGACGACGGGCCGCGCATCCTCGCCCGGGCCGAGGCCGACGGGCGGCACGACGACGTCCTTGGGGACGTCGCGCTGCTCGCGGTGGAGCTGGAGCGCCTCGGGTCATCGGAGGACGCCGACCTTCTCCTGCGCGCCTACCAGGAGTTCGCCGGGACGGCGCACCCGCGCTCGCTGGAGCACCTGCACATCGCCTACCGTGCGCTGGTCGAGGCGGCCACGGTCGCGGCCGCCGCGGGGGAGCAGGCTCGCCGTCTCGCCGACATCGCCTACCGGCATCTGCGCCGCGCGCGGGTGCGGCTCGTGCTCGTCGGCGGCCTGCCCGGCACCGGGAAGACGACCCTGGCCGGCCGGCTCGCCGCCGGCGACGGCGGCCGGGTGCTGATCCGCTCCGACGAGGTGCGGGCGCGGTTCTCCGCCGAGGAGGTGGGCACGGACAACTCCTACGTGTGGCCGCTGGCATCGGAGATCACCGCGCGGACGTACACGGAGCTGCTGGCGCGGGCCAGGGTGTTCCTGTCCGGCGGGGAGACGGTGATCATCGACGCCTCGTGGTCGGACGGGCGCCACCGCGCCGCGGCCGCGCGGCTCGCGCGGGAGACCGGAGCGGAGCTGATCGAGCTGCGCTGCGTGACCTCGCCCGAGGTTGCGGCCGCCCGGCTGGCACGGCGTGACGCGGCCCGGCAGGCGGCCTCCGGGCCGGCTGGGGCGTCCGAGCTGTCCGGGGCGTCCGGGGCGGTGGGGTCCGGCAGGCCCACGACCACCGCCGGTGCCATGTCCACCCTGCACAGGGCGATGAGCGCCTGGGCCGAGCCGTGGCCGACGGCCAGGGTGATCCAGACGACGGTGCCCGAAGGCGAGGCGTTCCAGGCCGCCGAGCGCTGCGTCGCCTGA